Proteins from a single region of Electrophorus electricus isolate fEleEle1 chromosome 5, fEleEle1.pri, whole genome shotgun sequence:
- the LOC118241383 gene encoding uncharacterized protein LOC118241383 isoform X2, translating into MSHDQYLKGDLSLTITDADYTKRTWYTCACNGKDICDVSLQIEACNSSVQIKPGEPLVLDLLISESVEVIYNSTGAAAPSSGQICTVAGHSLKCKPEYTRRVSLISAVELRGTAPSDSGVYSIRDTKNEEIIQTYTVTVEEVQPCPDQSSTVTVLTVLLALTGAGLVAAVLVIVQLRKKISSE; encoded by the exons atgtcccatgatcagtacctgaagggagatctctccctcaccatcactgatgctgattacactaagaggacctGGTACACCTGCGCCTGTAATGGTAAAGACATCTGTGATGTGAGTCTGCAGATAGAGG CCTGTAATTCTTCAGTTCAGATTAAGCCTGGTGAACCtctggtgctggatttgctcatatcagagtcagttgaggtgatttataacagcacaggtgcagctgctccctctagtggacagatctgCACAGTGGCTGGACACTCACTGAAGTGTAAACCTGAATACACTCGGAGAGTGTCGCTCATCTCTGCTGTGGAGCTGAGAGGAACCGcaccatctgatagtggagtttacaGCATCAGAGACACTAAGAATGAAGAGATTATTCAGACATACACAGTTACTGTGGAAG AAGTCCAGCCGTGTCCagatcagagctccacagtgacGGTGTTGACGGTGCTCCTGGCTCTGacgggggcggggcttgtggcagcagtgctggtgattgtgcagctgaggaaaaaaatcagCAGTGAATGA
- the LOC118241372 gene encoding uncharacterized protein LOC118241372, whose translation MLSCSRCHCVLLLQLLTVIAGSFPSVKLNLHDDATLPCTQTCSGLVTWTLYHKPHDVLAQCNQTSCQSEEGFHMSHDQYLKGDLSLTITDADYTKRSLYTCACKGQELCDVSLQIEACNSSVQIKPGEPLVLDLLISESVEVIYNSTGAAAPSSGQICTVAGHSLKCKPEYTQRVLLISAVELQGTTPSDSGVYIIRDTKHEEIIQTYTVTVEEVQPCPDQSSTVTVLTVLLALTGAGLVAGGLVIVQLKKKNSAAPERKYSEWNSYHHKRGVNTNGLNHSDEEQRVSPMKKSER comes from the exons atgctgtcctgcagcaggtgtcactgtgttctgctgttACAGCTGCTGACAGTCATAGCTG GTTCTTTTCCTTCAGTAAAGCTGAATCTTCATGATgatgctactctcccctgcactcagacatgTTCTGGTTTGGTCACATGGACTTTATATCATAAACCACATGACGTACTGGCTCAGTGtaaccagacatcctgccagtcagaggagggatttcacatgtcccatgatcagtacctgaagggagatctctccctcaccatcactgatgctgattacactaagaggtCCTTGTACACCTGCGCCTGTAAAGGTCAAGAGCTCTGTGATGTGAGTCTACAGATAGAGG CCTGTAATTCTTCAGTTCAGATTAAGCCTGGTGAACCtctggtgctggatttgctcatatcagagtcagtggaggtgatttataacagcacaggtgcagctgctccctctagtggacagatctgTACAGTGGCTGGACACTCACTGAAGTGTAAACCTGAATACACTCAGAGAGTGTTGCTTATCTCTGCTGTGGAGCTGCAAGGAACCAcaccatctgatagtggagtttacaTCATCAGAGACACTAAGCATGAAGAGattatacagacatacacagttACTGTGGAAG AAGTCCAGCCATGTCCAGATCAGAGCTCAACAGTGACGGTGTTGACGgtgctcctggctctgacaggggcggggcttgtggcAGGAGGGCTGGTGATTGTgcagctgaagaaaaaaaattcagcaGCTCCAGAAAGGAAGTACAGTGAATGGAACAGTTACCATCATAAGAGAGGAGTTAATACGAATGGACTAAACCACTCAGATGAAGAGCAGAGGGTATCTCCCATGAAAAAGTCTGAGAGATGA
- the LOC118241383 gene encoding uncharacterized protein LOC118241383 isoform X1 — protein MSHDQYLKGDLSLTITDADYTKRTWYTCACNGKDICDVSLQIEACNSSVQIKPGEPLVLDLLISESVEVIYNSTGAAAPSSGQICTVAGHSLKCKPEYTRRVSLISAVELRGTAPSDSGVYSIRDTKNEEIIQTYTVTVEGTGAELPLSHNPSRSRHSVHSEVQPCPDQSSTVTVLTVLLALTGAGLVAAVLVIVQLRKKISSE, from the exons atgtcccatgatcagtacctgaagggagatctctccctcaccatcactgatgctgattacactaagaggacctGGTACACCTGCGCCTGTAATGGTAAAGACATCTGTGATGTGAGTCTGCAGATAGAGG CCTGTAATTCTTCAGTTCAGATTAAGCCTGGTGAACCtctggtgctggatttgctcatatcagagtcagttgaggtgatttataacagcacaggtgcagctgctccctctagtggacagatctgCACAGTGGCTGGACACTCACTGAAGTGTAAACCTGAATACACTCGGAGAGTGTCGCTCATCTCTGCTGTGGAGCTGAGAGGAACCGcaccatctgatagtggagtttacaGCATCAGAGACACTAAGAATGAAGAGATTATTCAGACATACACAGTTACTGTGGAAG GAACTGGAGCTGAACTGCCCCTGTCCCACAATCCCTCTCGATCCCGTCACAGTGTTCACTctg AAGTCCAGCCGTGTCCagatcagagctccacagtgacGGTGTTGACGGTGCTCCTGGCTCTGacgggggcggggcttgtggcagcagtgctggtgattgtgcagctgaggaaaaaaatcagCAGTGAATGA